The region GTATGATTTTTTTATCTCTTTTTCGATGCTGACCTGGCCAATACTTTCCGTGGAATACATAATAACCCCTATTACTAATCAACAGTCTGCAGTTGACAGCCGATAATCAACTAACCGCCCTCTGTATTCGCTCTTAGGACTGCTGACACTTGTATTCTGTCTTCTGAATTCTTTCTTTTTATATGTCAAGGAATGTGACTTCGAGGGCGTTTGTTTGGATAAACTCTCTTCTGGGCTCTACTTTGTCCCCCATAAGAACCGTAAATATCTCATCAGCAGTAAAGACGTCCTCTATTTGCACCTGAAGGAGTGTGCGCCGTGAGGGGTCCATAGTGGTGGACCAGAGTTGCTCGGGATTCATCTCTCCTAATCCTTTATAACGCTGGATAAAAAATCCCTTCTTTCCTTCTTCCATCACCCTTTCCAGAAGCTCACCCCTGGATTTAACCTCGTACTCATAGTTATCCATGGACAGCACAAAAGGAGGGTTACCCGGTTGAGAAACATTTCTTCCCAGTTCACACAGGTTCTGAAACTCCGGGGAAACCACGAATTCCAGTGTAATAGCCTTTTCAGGCCGGCCTTTTGTTTTAGAAGGGCAATATATCTCTTCCTTTCCATCCCGGACGGTTACTGTTACGTTTTTATAGCCATTCCGGTTCAACACCTCCCGGAAGGCCCCGGTATTTATGACCCCCTGAGAAAGGTATTTTTGATCTCCCTGGTTGAGGGCCAGTGTTTCTATGACATCTGCCGCATATCCTTTCCTTGCCAGACTATTGAGACGGGCCTGATAACGAACCAGGCCCTCCATAAGGGTCACCAAATCCTGTCCGGAAAATATTCTTTCCGTTCCTTTTACAGAGATATTCTTTTCCTGTACGGCCCTCTTTAAAAAACGGCTGCTCATCCGAACTTCATCTTTTATAAATTCTTCTTCCTTACCTCTTGCCACCCGATATAACGGCGGCTGGGCTATGTAAAGAAAACCGTTTTCAATCAACTCAGGCATTTGACGATAGAAAAAGGTTAACAGGAGGGTCCTTATATGGGAACCATCTATATCTGCGTCAGTCATTATAATAACTTTATGGTAGCGCAGCTTGTTAATATCATAGTCTGCCTTTCCCACGCCTGTTCCCAAGGCAGCAATTAGAGTCCTTATCTCCTGGCTTTCCAGCATCTTATCAAAGCGTGCCTTTTCTACATTAAGTATCTTCCCTTTAAGCGGGAGGATGGCCTGAAATTTCCTGTTCCGGCCTTGCTTGGCAGATCCCCCGGCCGAGTCACCCTCGACTATGTAGATTTCACTTCTGCCGGGGTCCTTTTCCTGACAATCAGCTAATTTCCCAGGAAGAACCATATCTGATAAACTACCCTTTTTTCTGGCCAGGTCTTTAGCTTTGCGGGCGGCCTCCCGGGCCCGGGCAGCGTCTATCGCTTTAGCCAGTATTTTCTTGGCGATAGAAGGATTTTCCTGGAGGTATAAAGAGAGTTTCTCATTGACAAGTGACTCTACTAACCCCTTAACCTCGCTATTCCCCAGTTTTGTCTTGGTCTGGCCTTCAAACTGAGGGTTGGGTATCTTGACACTTATTACGGCCGTCAGGCCCTCCCTTACATCATCGCCCTCCATCCTTTCTTTTAGATTTTTGGGG is a window of Thermodesulfobacteriota bacterium DNA encoding:
- the gyrB gene encoding DNA topoisomerase (ATP-hydrolyzing) subunit B, producing the protein MSVFEGQIENADINNYTAKEIKVLSGLTAVRKRPAMYIGNTGPEGLHHLVYEVVDNSIDEALAGYCNYVEVLIHRDGSVTVEDNGRGIPVDIHQTEKKPAVEVVMTVLHAGGKFDHKTYKVSGGLHGVGVSVVNALSRYLEVEIFLNGKIYKQRYERGNPVTKLEVIGDTKKRGTKINFLPDSEIFEETTEFNFEILSQRLRELAFLNKEVRIVLEDERSGNRKDFFYEGGIISFVQYLNKNKTVIYDTPIYISGRRGDIDVEIALQHNDSYVEKIFSFANNINTKEGGTHLIGVRSALTRTLNQYALNEDLPKNLKERMEGDDVREGLTAVISVKIPNPQFEGQTKTKLGNSEVKGLVESLVNEKLSLYLQENPSIAKKILAKAIDAARAREAARKAKDLARKKGSLSDMVLPGKLADCQEKDPGRSEIYIVEGDSAGGSAKQGRNRKFQAILPLKGKILNVEKARFDKMLESQEIRTLIAALGTGVGKADYDINKLRYHKVIIMTDADIDGSHIRTLLLTFFYRQMPELIENGFLYIAQPPLYRVARGKEEEFIKDEVRMSSRFLKRAVQEKNISVKGTERIFSGQDLVTLMEGLVRYQARLNSLARKGYAADVIETLALNQGDQKYLSQGVINTGAFREVLNRNGYKNVTVTVRDGKEEIYCPSKTKGRPEKAITLEFVVSPEFQNLCELGRNVSQPGNPPFVLSMDNYEYEVKSRGELLERVMEEGKKGFFIQRYKGLGEMNPEQLWSTTMDPSRRTLLQVQIEDVFTADEIFTVLMGDKVEPRREFIQTNALEVTFLDI